The window CCAGAATGGCCGCGAACAGGCAGGCCGTCGCCACCTGCGCCTGAGCCATCTCGCGCCCCGCCAGAAGGGCGAACAGGACCGGCACGCCGGCCCATACCGCCGCTTGTCGCGCCGGATGGCGCGTCAGGCCGCAAGCCAGCCGCGCCGGACTGAACCAGCAATCGGCGGCGCGGTTGATCAGCGCGGCGGCGAAGAGGCCCACCAGGCCCCACCAGGCGATTGGCATAGCGGCGAATTATAGCGGGCAATGGCCGCGCCGCGCATTGTTTACGGGCGATAATTGGCTATGATTGAGACATTCCCCAACAAGGAGCACCCGCCATGATGAACGTGACCGTGCAGCACGATAACACCGACGTCGATTTCAAGTGGATTTGCGACTTCGTGATGGCCGAGATGCACCGCCTGGGCGTGCCCGGCGTGGCCGTCGGCATTTTTTATGAGGGGCGGCAATATCTGGCCGGCTTCGGCATTACCAGCGTGGAGAACCCGCTGCCCGTCACCGCCGACACCCTGTTCCAGATCGGCTCGACCACCAAGACCATCACCGGCACGATCATCATGCAACTGGTGGAAAAGGGGTTGATCGACCTGGACGAGCCGGTGCGTCACTATCTGCCCACCCTGTCATTGGCGGACAAGACGGCCGAGCAGACCGTGACGCCGCGCCACCTGCTGACCCACATGGGCGGCTGGCTGGGCGACTTCTTCCGCGAAACGGGCAACGGCGACGATAGCCTGAGCCGCTACGTGGAGGAGATGGCCGAATTGCCGCAAGTCGTCCCCGTCGGCGCGCTCTGGTCCTATAACAACGCCGGTTTTGGGCTGGCCGGGCGGCTCATCGAGGTCGTCACCGGCAAGGTCTACGAGGATGTGGCGCAGGAACTGGTGCTCACTCCGCTGCGCATGAACGACTCGTACTTCTTCCCGGCCGACGTCATCTCGCGCCGCTTTGTCGTAGGGCATCGCAATAATAAGAAAACGGGGCCGGAAGTGTTGCGGCCGTGGGCGCTGGCCCGCTCGGCCCATGCCGTGGGCGGCCTATGCTCCACCGCGCGCGACCAGATGCGCTACGCGCGCTTTCATCTGGGCGACGGGACGGCGGCCACCGGCCAGCGCCTGCTGTCGGCCGACACCATCCACGCCATGCAAATCCCCCATGCGCCGGCCAATCTGGGCCGGCAAATGGGACTCAGTTGGATACTGAAGGATTATGGGGATGCCTGGGCCGTGCTGCATGGCGGCGCGACCAAAGGGCAGCTCTCGGCCTTCCAGATGGTGCCCACGCGCGGCTTCGCCATTACCGTGCTGACCAATGCCGAAGAGGGCGGGATGCTCGGCGACGCCGTGGTGGCCCGCGCCATGCAACATTACCTCGGCCTGCGCGAGCCGGAGATGACCTACCTCGACCTGACGCCCGATGAACTGGCCGCCTACGAGGGCCGCTACGAGGCCAGACTGTCCCATCTGGAACTGTACGTGAAAAAGGAGCAGTTGATGATGCGCTCCATCCCGCAGGGCGGCTTCCCCGATAAGGACTCCCCCGCCTCGCCCACGCCGCCGCCCAGCCGTCTGGCCTTCTTCGGCCCCGATCGCGTCGTCGCCCTCGATGAGCCGCTGATCAACACGAAGGCCGAGTTCATCCGCGACGAGGAGGGCCGTATCGTCTGGCTGCGCACGAGCCGCCTGCACCGGCGGGTTGAGTAGGCCGGTAGGTCGCGATCCCTATCGCAATCGCAATCGCAATCGCAATCGTTCTGCCCTACCGCCTACGGATACGCCGCCGGCGCCCAACCGCGCTGATACGTTTCCACGTATTGGCGCACGTCCTCGGGAATGGGGAAGGCCTGGCGGGTGATGTAGTCGTACATCACCTGCACGGTGCGGCCGTAGGCGATGAGGCGGCCGTCCTGTCCCTGAATGCGATAGAGCATATCGAAGCTCTTGGTGCCGAAGCGGGAAATGCCCGTGCCCACGTGGAGTATTTCGGTCAACAGGGCCGGGGATTTATAGGTGCAACTGGCTTCGACCAGGATCAGCGGCAGATCGAGCAATTCGTTGCCCAGCGAACCGCTTTTCTCCATGATCTCGCCCAGGTACTTGATACGCACCGTCTCGAAATAGGCGAAGAAGACGGCATTGTTCACGTGGCCCATGGCGTCGATGTCGCGGAAGGCCACTTCCAGGGTGGTTTCGTAGGGGTAGGTGGTAGTAGTCATAGATGGGTTCGGCGCGAGCGGCTTCTCTCGCGGCCAGTGAATCGAATTCTAGCACGTTTCGCCGCCGCCGCTAGAGACGCCCGGCCACGACCGATGCGCCGTCGGTGGCCTGGCAGATGGTGACCTGCGGCTCCAGCCTCGTATCGTTATGGTAGGCCGTCGCCACGGTCACGGCGAAGCGCTCGGCCTCGGCGGCGCGGACGAGGGCCACGGCCGCCCCGCCAAAGCCGCCACCGGTCATGCGCGCCCCATAGCAGCCCGGCGCGGCCTGGGCCAGCGCCACCATCACGTCCATCTCCGGGCGCGAAATCTCAAAGTCATCACGCATACTGGCGTGGCTGGCGTTCATCAGGCGGCCCATCGCCGCCGCGTCACCGTGGCGCAACGCCTCGGCCGCGGCCAGCGTGCGCGCGTTCTCGCTGATGACGTGGCGCGCCCGCCGCCGGGTCAGGTCGTCCAGTTCGGCGGCGCGGCCCTCAAACGTCGCCATGTCCACGTCGCGCAGCGCCGGGACGCCGAAAAAAGCCGCCGCCGCCTCGCATTGCGCCCGTCGCTCGTTGTAGGCCGAATCGACCAGCCCCCGCCGGGTGGCCGTGTCCAGGATGACGACGGCCGTTTGTGGCGGCAGCGGCACCAATTCCGTCGCCAGCGAGCGGCAATCGATCAGCAGGGCGTGGTCGCGCCGCCCGGCGGCCGAGATCATCTGATCCATGATGCCGCACTTCATGCCGACCCACTCGTTCTCCGCCCGTTGGCCCGCCAGGGCCATTTGCGCCGCGTCCCAGGGCCAGCGGCCGACGGCGGCGAAGGCCCGCGCCGTC is drawn from Candidatus Promineifilum breve and contains these coding sequences:
- a CDS encoding serine hydrolase domain-containing protein; translated protein: MMNVTVQHDNTDVDFKWICDFVMAEMHRLGVPGVAVGIFYEGRQYLAGFGITSVENPLPVTADTLFQIGSTTKTITGTIIMQLVEKGLIDLDEPVRHYLPTLSLADKTAEQTVTPRHLLTHMGGWLGDFFRETGNGDDSLSRYVEEMAELPQVVPVGALWSYNNAGFGLAGRLIEVVTGKVYEDVAQELVLTPLRMNDSYFFPADVISRRFVVGHRNNKKTGPEVLRPWALARSAHAVGGLCSTARDQMRYARFHLGDGTAATGQRLLSADTIHAMQIPHAPANLGRQMGLSWILKDYGDAWAVLHGGATKGQLSAFQMVPTRGFAITVLTNAEEGGMLGDAVVARAMQHYLGLREPEMTYLDLTPDELAAYEGRYEARLSHLELYVKKEQLMMRSIPQGGFPDKDSPASPTPPPSRLAFFGPDRVVALDEPLINTKAEFIRDEEGRIVWLRTSRLHRRVE
- a CDS encoding acyl-CoA thioesterase, whose amino-acid sequence is MTTTTYPYETTLEVAFRDIDAMGHVNNAVFFAYFETVRIKYLGEIMEKSGSLGNELLDLPLILVEASCTYKSPALLTEILHVGTGISRFGTKSFDMLYRIQGQDGRLIAYGRTVQVMYDYITRQAFPIPEDVRQYVETYQRGWAPAAYP
- the galK gene encoding galactokinase, coding for MSVQSSVVSRFTNLFGEPPTYVVRAPGRVNLIGEHTDYNDGFVLPMAIDRAVWIALRPRPDQRVILHADDFDDHIEFYLNAIRYESAGWWEYVKGVAHALNGAGYTMRGWEGVMAGDVPIGAGLSSSAAVEMATARAFAAVGRWPWDAAQMALAGQRAENEWVGMKCGIMDQMISAAGRRDHALLIDCRSLATELVPLPPQTAVVILDTATRRGLVDSAYNERRAQCEAAAAFFGVPALRDVDMATFEGRAAELDDLTRRRARHVISENARTLAAAEALRHGDAAAMGRLMNASHASMRDDFEISRPEMDVMVALAQAAPGCYGARMTGGGFGGAAVALVRAAEAERFAVTVATAYHNDTRLEPQVTICQATDGASVVAGRL